TATTACTGATCATGGCCGAATTGCTTAACACATTAATGAATGCAATCAAGAAAACCATCGCAATGCATGAAGGTAAAACGTGAGCGGCCACGCTGACTATGGCTCCTGGCCAGCCTTTTAATTTATAACCAAGATATGCTGCCATCTTAGTGGCAATAGGTCCTGGGAGTGTATTGGCAATCGCCAAAGTGTCCCCGAATTCATCATCGTCGAGCCAGTGATAACGGGAAACTGCTTCGTGGCGGATGAGCGGGATGACAGATGGCCCGCCGCCGAAACCTAAAATCCCCGTTCTCATCATCCCGAACGTCAATTCCGCATATGGATTTTTCAAGAACATTCCTCCTTGGTTTTAGAATTCTTTTCCATGATTATGAATTAATGATAACAAAGACGCTTTCGAAATGTACATGAAATCATGATGATAATTACGTAATGAATGTATAAGAGGTATTTTTCAATGCAATAGGTTGAAGTTAATAAAAAAACTTCTTTTTGTCTAAAGAAATAAAAATTGGATTGCGCAAGACAGGTAAAAATACAAAAAGTACCCTATAGGCAGACCTTTTTAAAGTGACTGCTCTATAGGGTACTTTTTAAAATATAACTTTAACAAACCTTTTTAATGTGGGTTTATTCTTCCCGAATGACTAATAACACACCAATGAAAATTAATATTGTACCTATCCAAAAAGACAAGCCGATTTGTTCACCTAGTATTAACCAACCTAAAAAAGTACCCACTATAGGTTGTAAAAAGAAAAATAATCCGCCACTTGATGCGGTAAGCATTTGCAGTCCGCGATTCCACAATAAAAAGGCACATGCTGTGGAAATAACGCCCAAGTATAAAAGGCCGCCCCATATGGATGGATGCATGATTGCTTGAAAGTCAAGCTCGTCTAATCGACTAATCGTAATGGGTGTTAAACAGATAATTGCCACAAGCACTGCATAGGTCGTTATAACAATTTGTGAATATTGCCCAGGAATCCGTTTAATTAGAACTGACATAAGTGCCCAAGTTAATGCAGCAATCAGCAGCGATACGCCCCCAAGTTGGTGAGATGAGCCAATATGGGCATTTCCGACAATGATGCCAACACCGATCGTCGCTAAAATAACAGAAATTGATTTTTTAAAAGTGATCTTTTCTTTTAAAACGATACGTGCAAATATCACCATAAAAGCAGGTGTTGTCGAAGTAATGATGGCTCCCATTTGTGCAGTGGATAGAAGCGTACCGACTTCCTGGGTTACGATAGAAATTGTGTTTCCAACAAGTCCTATAATGAAAACCAAAAGCCAGTCTCGTCTTTCAATCCGCCAAGATTGTTTTGTTATAAAACCAATTGTCAACAATGCTAAAATCGCAATCACATATCGTAATAATACTAATTCAAGTGGTGGAACAACGTCTACCACAACTTTTACCACAACATACATCCCGCCCCAAATGCTAGCAGCGAGTGATAAATATAAAGAACCTAATATAGTGTTTTTCATTTTGTACCCTCCGTTTTAACTATACATTTCCAGTCCCTAACGGAGTTGCAATTTTCTACCGTTAAGGAAGAATAACTGCAGGTACATCATTTTCGAATAGCGGTGACCACAACATCAGCTTTCAGCTCTCTTTCAAAAATATTAGTTTCAATGATTTTTAGTTAATTATAAAACTATTCTGTTGTAACGGATCATTTGATTCAATAATCAGTAAGTTATATTAAATATACAAGATTTTAGGTATTTATAAAACAACAAAAAATAGTTTTGGACACAGCGTACCGATGGAAAACAACTCACTTGAAAATCTTCCATTAAAAAACTACTTTACACATTGAAGCCAATTTATCCGGCGTGGTTGCAAAAGAGGGACCTCCCAGTTTACGTAGATGTAGAAACCAAACTAAAACCCCACCGGTTGTAATAGGAAAAGGTGGGGGGGGGGGCATGTTTTAAGCCTTAGTATACTGTCTTGATTGACGGATGATCTTTGCTTATATTTTAACGTAAGATAAGAAAAATGGATTCCAGTTTGAATGAAAAGAGGAATTTATAGGGAAGGGAAGCAAATGGTGCAGTAATGGTGTTAGTCAAATGTCTGCAGCGGTAATGATGAAAGAAAAAACGTGGATTAGGATTAAAAAGGCTCCCTTGAAGAGTTTAATCCTAATCCACCATTAAGCTTTTTTTAGTGCATGGCCTTTCCAGAAGCATCACAATCGGTTATATTTTCGTTCGATTTTCCTGAACTCATCTGAAAGTTCAAATAAGGTGTGTAATACTGCTGTTTGAATATATAGATTCATATAATTATCATTGCTCTTCTTTTGAAAGGATAAATCATGTTTTTCATTAATTTTCCTAGTTATACATTCATTAATTTCGCTCCACATTTCTTTTGTTCCTTCTTTAATTTTAGTCTCCATAATCTCCCACTCCTTTTTTATTAGTTTATCCAATCTATTACATTCTTATACTTATTTATTGGCCAAGCTGGTGACTTTTTTATCTTAAAATTAATATTTACCGTTCAAGATATGATTCTTTGCGTAGAAAAGGAGAGAGTAGCGACTATAGTGTTAGTCCATCATTATTTTTTTGTGGAAATCAAAAACCTCTAATGGATGATGACCTATATTGAGTTTGTTCTCAAACAGCAGGATACCAAAGGGCTAATGAACTACGGGTTCTTTGCTTCATTATCGGAGGTTGCATTGGCAGCACATGGAGCTACAGGGAAAGGATAGTTGCATAAGATCAAAAGGTGCCGGAGCAGTTTATCTTTTAAGTGGATTTAATTGAAAGATGAGGAATAAAAACGAGCTTATCAACAGAGAATACTGCTATTAACTACAAAATAGGAGTGTAAATATGGAACAGACACTTTATGAAAAAGTCGGCGGGGAAGAAGCGATAGAAAAAGTTGTGGACTATTTTTACTCCGAGTTGGTTCTTAAGGATGATACAGTTAATCATTTTTTTGAAAAGACGGATATGGAAAAACAACGCCGTCATCAGACGAAATTTATTAGTTTTGCATTAGGTGGTCCAAAACAATACTCTGGACAATCCATGGCAAAAGCTCACCAAGGATTGAATCTGCAACCAGCCCATTTTGATGCCATTGTAAAACATCTAAACGATGCACTTGCTCACTTTGGAGTGAATGAAGCTGACATAGATACATCTTTAACTAAAGTTGCTTCATTAAGAGATGATATCTTGTATAAATAACCGATATTTAGCTAAAGGTACATTGCTTATGGAAGTAAAGGGAATTCCACACGGTAAGCAAAAAATATTATTCTTTTAGCCTAAAAATTGAATTCGGTGTCAGTTTGACTTTGGACTCGCATTTTTTTATTAAAATACGATTTTCCATTCGGGTTGATCAACAGCCTATATGGAATGTTCTAATTCCATTTTTTCATTTCTTTTAATTTAATAGTTCTCTTATTATTCGCACTTCGTAATCGAGGGGGAATGGGGGATATAATCCATGGAACAACGTAAATATCGGGTGAAGAGGTTATAAAGGGTTTCCTAGCTCGACTACCGGAAAGTGAACAACGAAACTTAAAAAAGGTAATTCGGCAGAATTACCTTTTTACTCATGCTTGAACTTCCGGTAAGCTGGTTTTTCTTCAATCTATAAACATTTTATACAATGTAATGCTTAAGCTGTGCGTTAGTTTTTTAATGATTACTAAAAATAGTCAAACTATTTTATAAAAACTGTATACTGCATCGCAGAAAAGAATCCATTTCAATCAATCTATTTTCAAAATGATTCTTTTTATTTACGCTGTGGGGGCTCAGGTTTGCCCATTCCAAGTTTCTTCAGAAAAGAGAATATGAGCTACAGTACCTCATATTTTCTTCATCAGTATAATATCTTTTTTGTGATATACACTTAAAACCAGACCAAACAAGCAGGCGTTAATCATAGCTGATAAAGCACCATAACTCATAAATGGCAGGGATACGCTTGTTATTGGTAATAAGCCGAGAGACATTCCGATGCTGACGGTTACCTGTGCAGTGAATATGGTAAAACTGCCGGAAACGAGCATTTTCCCAAATGGGTCTTTCACAGTTTGGAATATACGGGAAATTCGCCAGATCATCCATAAAAACAGCAGACCAATGAGCAAGGCCCCGGACCAGCCAAGCGTATAGGTAATCGTTACAAAGATAAAATCCGTCATCATTTCATTTGAAAAATCAATCTTCCCGAGGGAACCAAAATGTCCAAACCATCCGGCATCCTCAATTAGCTTTTCCAGTTTCAAATACATATACCCCGATGTCTCACTGAATTTTTCAGGCGTAACGAACGCAAAAAGTCTTTCAAATTGATAGGTCCTTATATTTTTCAACTCTAACTCTATAAGCAGAAGTGAAACACATGCAGTAAGCAGGACCGCTCCAGTAATAAGGATTTTCCTTTTATTTAGGCCGCTCTTCCAGACCATTACAGCAACCATCAATGAATAAAGCATTGCCGCCTGCAAGTTGACTGTATTCAGAAACAGGAATGCAGAACCAACGTATAAAATGGCAGCCAAATAAACATTCATCTTTTTTGATTGAAGCATTCCGGCCCAGGCAAGCAGAAAAATTGGCAGAACCACAATAGAATCGACCGACAATAAACCTATAATATTAATTCGAGGACTGCCGTTCACTAATACATTGGAAAATTGGAACTGAAAAAGAATCAGACATCCTACCGTAAAGAAAACCCAGCCCCATCTCTGAAATTTCCGATAATCGAAAAAAAGAAGGATACAGGCCAAAATAACACTTCCTGTGACAGAATATACCTGCTTCAGCACTGAAAATGAATTTCCTTCCTTAAACAAGAACCAAAACAAAAACAGGCCCGTAGCTGACATGAACAGAAACATGCTCATTAGCTTCCAATCCATCTTCGGCCTGTGCAGCTTGTCCATCTTCTGCCCAATGTCAGAGGGGCTTCCCATATTCCGGACAGCCAGTTCCTCTGCTTCATCCTCTGTATATCCTTTTTTGACCAGTTCAGCTTTAGTTTGATGCAGATGGGCTTTTAATTCAGCTTCTATATATTTTTTTGCTTCTTTTGATCGGATATACGACGAAACCTCATTTAAAAAATGATTGCTTCTCAATCGGTTCTTCCTCCTTCAAACGCTGTCCGCCAACTAGCAGAGGCGGAACCACTTTTAGATTCCTTTTTCTTAAGCCACTTTTTCGCACGTTCATCCAAGGAATAGAGCTTCCTTTCTTCCGTTTCCCAAAAAGACTGAAGCCAGCCTTCCTTCTCAAGCTCATGCAACGCAGCATACAAGGAGCCTTCGTTATTTTCAAATTTCCGGATGCCTTTCTGGTAAAGAGATTCATTAATTTGATAACCGCTTTTTTCCTTATCCAAAGATCTGAAAATACCAATCAAAATGTCTTCCTTACTTACATCCTGCTTTTTGATGGCAGTATGGATGGAGTTTCTATGGTTTTCAGTGAATTTCAAATCAAGAAATGTATGCTTTTTCATTGCCGATTTCAAGCGTGTTAATTTATCTTCCATCGGTGGATTCCTCCCAATAGGTTTTTAACCTTCTTTTCGCCTGACGCATCCGGGTCTTCACCGTTCCAAGTTTGACCCCGGTAATTTCAGAAATCTCCTTGAGCTTCATTTCCTGAAAATAATGGAGATAAATAAGCTCGCGATACTGGATAGGCAGCTCCATAACTGCAACAGCAAGCTGCCTGTCTTCATCCTGCTGAATGACTTCTTCTTCCACGTCATCGGTAGAAGTCCATTCCTGCTCCTCTTCCGCAGTCGAAACTTTTCGGAAGTACCAGCTTTTTCTATAATCCTTACAATGGTTAATAGCAATTCTCCAAAGCCACGTCCTTATATTTGATTGCTGGTTATACGTGGAAAGCGCCTTATAGCATTTGATGAAGATCTCCTGTGTCAGGTCCTCGGCCACAACTGGATCTTTTACATAGGAATAGACCAATTGCAGAATATCCTGGCCATAAAGGGACATAATTTCATCTAGTAAGGATTCGTCATCTTTCATTTGAGACCATTTCAACACAAACTCCTCCAAAACAGTTCACACTTCCTTCCCTAGATATATAGACGATAGTACATAAAAGAAGGTTTTTGTTTTTTGAAATTATTCCTTTTTTACTACAGCTAAAAATATAGAAAACATTTTAGAATTAGTACAGCAATAGTAGGAATCCTCGCCTGACAACATCCAATCAGAAATGTTTAACCGGTTAGAAACATGATAAACCGAAATAAATACTAGAATTTTTTTCATATAGAACTATTGGGACAGATTAGTTGAATAAGAAAAGGCGGGACAAAAATGGAAGCGTTGATTGAAGAGTATGGTCGTGGATACGCAATGATTCGGAAAGCTATCGAAGGATTAGCGGAGGAGGAGCTTCGTTCAAGCTCGCGCCGGACAAGAGGAGCATCCATCAAATTCCCATCCCAAATGACGGATGCTGAGGTCTTGTCTACACATCGGCTGGAAAAAAGTCTTGGCGGAGCAGGAGTCACTTCTGCTTTCGTTTGATCAAGTCACATGGGCGAATGGCTTGGGGTTATGATCTGTTGGACCGTGAACAGTGTTTGCTCCTGTTCCAATTGCTGCGTTCCAGTATGCAGCCTATTCTGGACCATCTGACAAATGAACAAAGCGAGCGGGTGGGGGTATATGACGATGCAGGGCGGTGCACATTTAAGCAACTGCTGGAATTCCGTGTTGAGCATGTTCGAGGACACCTTGCCCAGATTGAAAGGGTGAGGGAAGCGTATCGGCAGAGCAAAGTATAATGTCTGTTAAATTTATAGAGCTAACAGGTGCAAGAGTTAAAGAGGGAGGCCACTCACCTTATCAGTGGCCCCTATATTTATTTTCAAAAGATGATTTCCTTTTCCTTTTCTTGTACTTTTAATATTTTCTTATTTAGAAACATAAGCTACTTCTTTATATTTTCTAATGCTCTATAAGCATTTGCTTCTCCTGAACCAAATAAAGCATCTTGTCCATTCTTTCCATAGTCAAAAGCTGTTTGCTTAATACGTGCTGTTACTTGGGCAGGTTTATACTCTGGGTGAGCTGCCTTAATAACTCCTGCAATTCCAGCTACTTGAGGAGTGGCCATAGAAGTACCAGCATTAAACTCATATGAAGTACCTAGATAGGTAGGCCAAGTACTTAGGATTAAGTTACTTGGATCAGCTGCCGCAGGATCATTGGTTTCTGCATATTTAGGCCCATAATCTCCTCCAGGGGCTGCCACGTCAATAGCACTGTTCCCATAATTAGAGTAGAAAGCAAGCTGCTGAGTTGACCAGCTTGTGGAGGCAGACACATTAATAACTCCTGGCATTTGTGCTGGTACTACAGTTGCAGGCCCTTTCACGCTCATTCCATATGGTTCATACATTTTATTTAAAAATTCGTTTACTGCCTTCTTGTCATCTAAATTTAAACTTTCATTACCACTACCGGCTACTACAGTTACTCCATTCTTTACTGCATATTGAATAGCTCTCTTCCAAAGTAACGTTTCAGCGACTGATTTATAACTTTCTCCCTCAATTGTCATTTTGGTATTATTATAGAAACGAAGAGACATATTAATAACATCTACCTTGTCATTTGTTGCTGCAATAATTCCATCTATAACCCAAGCTGGTAATCCAAGGGCTTGCTCTGAGTATAATACGCGATAGGATCGGATTCCTAAATCTGGTCCTACACCTTTTATTTTACCATTTGCTCCAATGATCCCGGCAACGTGAGTACCGTGCCCATTTCGATCTTTTATATCAGTAGGATCACCTGTTTCAGATTCATCCATTCCAGCAGGAACAAGATTACGTCCACCTATTATATTATTCTTTAAGTCAGGATGGGACTCATCAATTCCAGTATCAATCACTCCCACCACTGCTTTATGAGTGATACTACCATCTTTATTTTTATATCCGCCTGTTTCTAAATCATATGATTTCCCGTCGTTGGTCACCCTTTGAATATCCCATTGGGAGTCCCAATAACTCTCTGAATCTTGCTGGCTGATGATACTAGACTCATAGTTATAAGGGCTGACTGCTGTTTTGTCTATGGTTAAGGGGATTTCTCTGTTAGCAGCTTCTATTGAAGAATTACCTTTTAGTTTTTTTAGAAAAGAAGGCTCGTCAGATTGAGCTTCTATTCCTCCAACTTCGGGAAGAACTTTGGTTACTTTACCACCAGCTTTCCGTATTACCTCTTGATAATTCTCTGGTAATCCACTTTTAAAAGCTATTGCGTATGTGTCATTCATCTCCTGATCTTGACTCTTAGCTTGGATAGGAACACCACCAACGGACAATATCCCTGCTCCTACTGCAATAATCGAAAGTACCGTATGTAGCATTTTCTTTTTCATATGTCTCCTCCTATATATGGAAAATTTTCATCATATACTATCTTAATATACAACAACTTAAATTCCAAGTTTTCCTAATAAATCTCATATTATAGAAATTAGAAGCTCTTTTTTCTTTTTTGGAAAAATATCAAGTTATTGTTTTCGGAGGTATATAGCATCTATTTTAGGTGTTGGAGATTTTTTATTGTTTAAGAAGACCAAGAAAAGCTAATTAAATTTCTAATTCAAGTAACGGGTGCAGTATCATTCAATTGAATATGTTAAGAGCATGTTTTGATCAATCTTTTTCAAAACATGCTCTTTCTATTTATTTATCAAGGTTATTTGTATTAATTGATCAAGCTTTAGAACCTTGAGTTAGTTCCATATGATGGTCGTCAATGGCGAATTTTTTAAGTTCGATTCTTGATATAGGTTGGTTTGAAAAATGACAAAAAAGCGATTTTATTTGGTGGCATTACCGGTGATAAAATATTTACAAAAGTTCAATTAGCGGAAGGGTTAAATACTTCAAGAACGCCGGTAAGGGCAGCTATTCAAGATTTCAAGAAACAAATTAACAGCTTAACAGCGAATCTTAATTGTATTACAGCACGTAGCTTACTTTGAACCTTATTCGAATCAACCAAGAATACACAGTGAGATATCTTCGGTAGCTAACGACTACTTATGCGATTTTGAATAATTGATGTAATATTGCATAAAACTATTAATTTAATGAATAATCTGTATGTTGTAATTATTGGGAATATATAGATGGTTAAATCACTAAGTAATCAATCTCCACTTGGTATGGTATTTGCATATTAGTTAATTAATCACGAATAAGGGTGGAGTGATACATGGAGAATGCTAAATTAAGACGTTCGTTAACAGTGTTTCCTTTAGTGCTATTTGGATTGGCTTATATGGCACCTACAACAGTTTTTTCTACTTATGGGGTTGTTGCGGAAATAACGAAAGGGATGGTGCCTGCTGCTTATATCATAGCTTTAGTTGGTATGTTATTTACAGCCTATAGTTATGGTCAAATGGTTAAGGCCTACCCTGTTGCCGGTTCTGCATATACATTCACACAAAAGGCTTTTAATCCTCACCTTGGGTTTTTGGTAGGCTGGGTTATTCTATTGGACTATTTATTTTTGCCAATGATCAATGGATTATTGATCGCCATTTACTTAAACGCATATTTTCCTTCCGTTCCTTTTTCCTTCTGGTTAATTACCTTTGTCATTTTAATCACCACTGTAAATATAATTGGAGTGAAAATAGCAACAAAAATAAATCTTTTATTAGTTGCCTGTCAATTCTTAATAATAGTTATTTTTACATCCCTCTCGATTAAAGGGTTACTTAACGGAATGGGTTCAGGAACATTATTCATGAGTTCCCCATTTGTGAATGGAGATATACCACTATCTTTAGTATTAGCGGGATCTTCCATTTTGTGTTTATCTTTTTTAGGATTTGATGCTGTTACCACATTTTCAGAGGAAACCATTAATCCGAAAAAAGTAATACCAAAGGCTATTTTCCTCGTCGCATTAATAGGGGGTGGTCTGTTTATCACCATCTCATACATCAGTCACCTTATTTACCCAAATTTCCAAGCCTTTAAAGATCCAGATTCCGCTTCCTTGGAAATTGCTATGTATATCGGGGGTAATTTATTTCAATCTATTTTTCTAGCAGGTTATATTACCGGGGGGCTGGCGTCTGGTTTATCAGCTCATGCAAGTGTTTCGCGACTTTTGTATGCGATGGGGAGAGATGGAGTTCTTCCAAAGAGAATTTTTGGTCATATTCATCCAAAATTTCAAACTCCAACACACAACATCATCTTAGTGGGCATTTTTGCTTTATCTGCGTTATTTATTGATTTAGTGACAGCCTCATCCTTTATTAACTTTGGGGCGCTCGTTGCCTTTACATTTGTTAATCTTTCAGTTATTTCCCATTATTTCATTAAAGAAAAACAGCGAAGCGGGATTAACACACTTAAGTACCTGATATTGCCGCTGATTGGTACTGGTTTCACAATTTGGTTATGGACCAGTCTTGATTCAAAGGCGCTTTTACTCGGACTGGGATGGTTAGGAATTGGTTTCATCATGCTCCTTTCTAATACGAAGATGTTTAGTAAGCGGCCACCAGAGCTTTCTATTGATAGTGCGATTGAAAAAGAAATTCAAGCATAAAAGCTATATTCATTAAGGAGGATAAAAATGGTAAGTGCAGACATCATTCTTTCTGGTCAACATGTATTCACTGGGTTACAAGATGAGCCAATAAAAGCAGCTATCGCTATTAAAGGTAATAAAATTATTAAAATCGGTTCTAAAGAAGATATAATGTCATTCCTTGGAAATGAAACGAAAGTGTATGACATGGAAGACGGACTAATTATTCCGGGATTTCATGATTTTCATATGCACATTATGATGGGAAGCATCTTACAGAAGGACAGTGCCAAATTATTTGATGCAGCTTCAGAAGAGGATGCAGCCAAAATAGTAGGTGAATTTGCAGAAACGAGACCAAATGATGAGTGGATATTCGGCGTGGGTTGGGATCATACCAATTGGAAGAACAAAGTGCTGCCTCATAGGACAACACTAGATAAATATATTAGTGATCGCCCTGTTTTATTATTCAATGCAGAAGTGCATTACGCATGGATCAATAGTAAAGCAATGGAAATGATTCAATTAACGAAGGATACCCCAGATCCGGAATATGGAGAAATTGGAAAAGATGAAAATGGGGAACTGACAGGCCTTCTATTTGAACAGGCAATTGGGTATGCATCAGAGCATGCATACAAATTACCGAAAGATAAACGTGTTAGCCTATTCCAAGGTTTCCTTAATGAAACAAAAAGATTGGGAATTACATCTGTTAATGATTTATATGGAGCTAAAATTGCGCCAAATCCATTAGACGATCTTGAAATTTTTAAAGAATTTGAGAGAGAAGGGTTACTTACAACCAGAATTCACTTTTCGCCGGAGTTAAAAATGGATTTAGCTGCCGCAAAGGAATTACAAACAAATTATCAGTCAGACAAGCTCACCTTTTCTGGATTAAAACAATTTATAGATGGTGTTGTGACAAGTCATACTGCTTTTTTATTGGATCCTTACAAAGACCGTCCAGATACAAAAGGCGGAACCACTTATCCAGCTGAAACAATTAAACAATTAGTAAAAAAGGCAGATAAGGAAAATTTTCAAATTCGTTTCCATGCCATTGGTAACGGTGCAGTCCGTTTAGCATTGGATGCATTTGAAGAAGCGAGAAATGTAAATGGAGAAAGAGATGCTAGACATGTCATTGAACATGTGGAGGTATTGCATCCGGATGATGTTCATCGCTTTAAGGAATTGGATGTAATAGCTTCCTTTCAACCTAAACACATAGAATTAATGGAAAGTGAGGCATATACAGCCAGAATCAGTGAAACACAACAACCTCTCTATTATCCTATCAAAACACTAGTGGATACTGGTGCTAAAATTGCCTTTGGTACAGATTTTCCTGTAGTGCCCCTAAATCCCATGATGGGCATTTATCAGGCAATCACGAGAAAAGATTTAACCGGGAAAGCGTGGCAAGAGTCGGAAGGAGTAACATTGGCACAAGCGTTAAAATACTACACGGCCATACCGGCATACGGGTCATTTAGAGAAAATGAATTAGGCACGTTGGAAGCAGGGAAGATAGCGGATATCGCTGTATTGAATAAAAATTTATTTAGCATATCAAAAGAGGAAATTCTTGAAACAGAAGTGAAGATGACGATCATGGATGGAAAGGTCGTATATGAAAACCTGGTCGTCCAAACTGTATAAGATAAAAAAATAAAAGTGGGGAAGTGAGAAGGTGTCAAAAGTAAAGGTTGGTCTTGTCCAAATTCATTGCGGAGAATTCATTGAGCGAAATATTCAAAAAACGATAGAGAAAATAAAAGAAACAGTAAATAAAGGTGCACAAATCGTTTGTTTACAGGAATTATTTTCTTCGCAATATTTTCCGCAAACGGTCAGTGTGAAAAATTATGATTTAGCTGAAGATGTAGATAGCGGTACATTAGCCGAAATGGGTGAATTAGCAAAGGAATTAGCAATTGTCTTGATTGTACCTTTTTACGAAAGAGCAGGTGCTGGTATTTATTTTAATAGTGCAGCTGTATTTGATGCAAATGGAGAATGTTTAGGGATTACAAGAAAAAATCATATTCCGGATGGTCCCCAGTATCATGAAAAATATTATTTCGTTCCAGGCAATACTGGGTATCCTGTCTATGAAACGGCTCATGGAAAAATAGGAGTCGGGATTTGTTGGGACGAGTGGTATCCAGAAGTTGCCCGAATTTTGAGCTTACAAGGTGCAGAGATATTATTCTATCCTTCCGCTATTGGTTCAGAGCCAGATCATCCCGAGATATCGACAAGATCATCCTGGGAAAAGGCAATTTCCGCTCATGGCATTTCGAATGGTGTATTTGTTGCTGCAACAAATCGAGTGGGCCAGGAAAAGGACATGAATTTTTACGGTGGTTCATTCATTAGCGATACATTCGGGAATATTTTAGCTTCACTTGATGATGAAGAAGGAATTATTGTGCAGGAAATTGATTTAAAAGAGATAGAAGAGACTAGAAAAATTCTGCAATTCTTTAGAGACCGTCGTGTCGATACATACGGCCCTATTTTACAAAAAGAAATACTTCAAAACCCCATCTCCTTCAAAAAAGGGAGCGAACAAAGCGCTGTTCAGTTAATCATTAAAAAATAAAGCAGGTGTTTTTCCTTATCAGGTACATCATAAATCCATCAAGCTAAATTTGTTTTTAATGTACGCAATCCTTCTTCTCAAAGTCGGGTATACTTGGACAACGTTGTATAGTTTTGACTTCCATAAGATTGATTTTAGATCGGAGCTGTCTTTAAGGCAGCTTCTTTTTTTGAGCAAAAAAGCAGTAATTAAAAGGAGGAGGTATCTAACACCTATCGTACTATTTTTTGTTAAGTGAGACGGTTAGAGAAGAACAATGTG
This sequence is a window from Brevibacillus sp. JNUCC-41. Protein-coding genes within it:
- a CDS encoding APC family permease, which produces MENAKLRRSLTVFPLVLFGLAYMAPTTVFSTYGVVAEITKGMVPAAYIIALVGMLFTAYSYGQMVKAYPVAGSAYTFTQKAFNPHLGFLVGWVILLDYLFLPMINGLLIAIYLNAYFPSVPFSFWLITFVILITTVNIIGVKIATKINLLLVACQFLIIVIFTSLSIKGLLNGMGSGTLFMSSPFVNGDIPLSLVLAGSSILCLSFLGFDAVTTFSEETINPKKVIPKAIFLVALIGGGLFITISYISHLIYPNFQAFKDPDSASLEIAMYIGGNLFQSIFLAGYITGGLASGLSAHASVSRLLYAMGRDGVLPKRIFGHIHPKFQTPTHNIILVGIFALSALFIDLVTASSFINFGALVAFTFVNLSVISHYFIKEKQRSGINTLKYLILPLIGTGFTIWLWTSLDSKALLLGLGWLGIGFIMLLSNTKMFSKRPPELSIDSAIEKEIQA
- a CDS encoding amidohydrolase; protein product: MVSADIILSGQHVFTGLQDEPIKAAIAIKGNKIIKIGSKEDIMSFLGNETKVYDMEDGLIIPGFHDFHMHIMMGSILQKDSAKLFDAASEEDAAKIVGEFAETRPNDEWIFGVGWDHTNWKNKVLPHRTTLDKYISDRPVLLFNAEVHYAWINSKAMEMIQLTKDTPDPEYGEIGKDENGELTGLLFEQAIGYASEHAYKLPKDKRVSLFQGFLNETKRLGITSVNDLYGAKIAPNPLDDLEIFKEFEREGLLTTRIHFSPELKMDLAAAKELQTNYQSDKLTFSGLKQFIDGVVTSHTAFLLDPYKDRPDTKGGTTYPAETIKQLVKKADKENFQIRFHAIGNGAVRLALDAFEEARNVNGERDARHVIEHVEVLHPDDVHRFKELDVIASFQPKHIELMESEAYTARISETQQPLYYPIKTLVDTGAKIAFGTDFPVVPLNPMMGIYQAITRKDLTGKAWQESEGVTLAQALKYYTAIPAYGSFRENELGTLEAGKIADIAVLNKNLFSISKEEILETEVKMTIMDGKVVYENLVVQTV
- a CDS encoding carbon-nitrogen hydrolase, encoding MSKVKVGLVQIHCGEFIERNIQKTIEKIKETVNKGAQIVCLQELFSSQYFPQTVSVKNYDLAEDVDSGTLAEMGELAKELAIVLIVPFYERAGAGIYFNSAAVFDANGECLGITRKNHIPDGPQYHEKYYFVPGNTGYPVYETAHGKIGVGICWDEWYPEVARILSLQGAEILFYPSAIGSEPDHPEISTRSSWEKAISAHGISNGVFVAATNRVGQEKDMNFYGGSFISDTFGNILASLDDEEGIIVQEIDLKEIEETRKILQFFRDRRVDTYGPILQKEILQNPISFKKGSEQSAVQLIIKK